From Paenibacillus polymyxa, the proteins below share one genomic window:
- a CDS encoding DUF47 domain-containing protein — protein sequence MRLKKKDIFFETLENMADTIVQAADYFAQHTSNLQDVTLFTNEMKKYENKCDDYTHTIITELNKTFITPLERDDIMELTTTMDDVLDGLEATASRFYMYNITEPDEYIVQFADILRQSAYEIQKAVHLLSQKKLLAIREYTIRLNDLENQGDELLRICIKNLFATVTDPIELIKRKELYERLETTTDSCEDVANMLESIIMRNS from the coding sequence ATGAGATTGAAGAAAAAGGATATATTCTTCGAGACGTTGGAAAATATGGCAGATACGATCGTGCAAGCAGCCGATTATTTTGCCCAACATACTTCAAATCTTCAAGATGTGACTTTGTTTACCAATGAGATGAAGAAGTATGAAAATAAGTGTGATGATTACACACACACGATTATTACTGAGTTGAACAAGACCTTCATTACGCCGCTCGAACGCGACGATATCATGGAACTGACAACGACCATGGATGATGTGCTGGACGGTCTTGAAGCGACAGCCTCTCGTTTTTATATGTACAACATTACAGAGCCGGACGAGTATATTGTGCAGTTCGCTGATATTTTGCGTCAATCAGCTTACGAAATTCAAAAGGCTGTACATTTGCTTTCACAGAAAAAATTGCTGGCTATTCGTGAATACACCATTCGCCTGAATGATTTGGAAAATCAGGGGGATGAATTACTGCGTATTTGCATCAAAAACCTGTTTGCAACTGTAACTGATCCTATTGAGCTGATTAAACGCAAAGAATTGTACGAACGCCTTGAAACGACAACGGATTCATGCGAGGATGTTGCAAATATGC